One window of Cervus elaphus chromosome 2, mCerEla1.1, whole genome shotgun sequence genomic DNA carries:
- the SIPA1 gene encoding signal-induced proliferation-associated protein 1 has protein sequence MWAGGGVGSPRRGPAPAPTDDLFARKLRQPARPPLTPHTFEPRPTRGPLVRSGSDAGEARPPTPASPRARAHSHEEASRPAAPPARFFSDPLALLGLPAEEPEPEFPPVPEPRCFAHYDVQSLLFDWSPRPRGPGAQAEAGSGTPAAAQDQTASSDLLLEAPGFVSELGGEGELGLGGPVSPPVPPSLPNAAVSVLEEPQNRTSAYSLEHADLGAGYYRKYFYGKEHQNFFGLDEALGPVAVSLRREEKESSGGGTLHSYRVIVRTTQLRTLRGTISEDALPPGPPRGLSPRKLLEHVAPRLSPTCLRLGSASPKVPRTLLTLDEQVLSFQRKVGILYCRAGQGSEEEMYNNQEAGPAFMQFLTLLGDVVRLKGFESYRAQLDTKTDSTGTHSLYTTYQDHEIMFHVSTMLPYTPNNQQQLLRKRHIGNDIVTIVFQEPGSKPFCPTTIRSHFQHIFLVVRAEAPCTPHTSYRVAVSRTQDTPAFGPALPPGGGPFAANADFRALLLAKALNGEQAAGHARQFHAMATRTRQQYLQDLATNEVTTTSLDSASRFGLPSLGGRRRAAPRGPGAELQAAGALVWGVRAAPGARGAAGAEAGGPDGAEVPCLLGISAEALVLVAPRDGRVVFNCACRDVLAWTFSEQRLDLYYGRGEAITLRFDGSPGQAVGEVVARLQLVSRGCETRELALPRDGQGRLGFEVDPAGFITHVERFTFAETTGLRPGARLLRVCGQTLPSLGPEAAAQLLRSAPKVCVTVLPPDDSGRPRRSFSELYMLSLQEPSRRGAAEPVQDEAPSEALLPDTKQLLQVCLNDSGGPPGPGELAEERTEFLHSQNPPSPCSSLSDEAPVLPNTTPDLLLATTAKPAAPSEGRETLSAQDGPGSPGGFEDKDEPAPELRASFLPRTLSLRNSISKIMSEAGSETLEDEWQSISEIASTCNTILESLSREGQPIPESGDAKGTPKSDAEPEPGSLSEKVSHLESMLRKLQDDLQKEKADKAALEEEVRSLRHNNRRLQAESESAATRLLLASKQLGSPATDRA, from the exons ATGTGGGCCGGCGGTGGCGTGGGGAGCCCTCGGCGGGGCCCGGCCCCTGCGCCCACCGATGACCTCTTCGCCCGCAAGCTGCGCCAGCCGGCCCGGCCCCCACTGACGCCGCACACCTTTGAGCCCAGGCCGACCCGGGGCCCGCTCGTGCGCAGCGGCAGCGATGCAGGCGAGGCCCGGCCCCCGACGCCGGCCAGCCCTCGCGCCCGCGCCCACAGCCACGAGGAGGCCAGCCGCCCCGCCGCGCCCCCGGCCCGGTTCTTCTCCGACCCACTGGCACTGCTGGGGCTGCCGGCTGAGGAGCCAGAGCCTGAGTTCCCACCAGTGCCTGAGCCCCGCTGCTTCGCCCACTACGACGTGCAGAGCCTGCTCTTTGACTGGTCTCCGAGGCCCCGGGGACCCGGGGCACAGGCGGAGGCCGGCTCTGGGACCCCAGCCGCAGCTCAGGACCAGACTGCCAGCTCGGATCTGCTGCTTGAGGCACCTGGCTTTGTGAGCGAGCTCGGGGGCGAAGGCGAGCTGGGCCTGGGAGGACCGGTGTCTCCACCTGTGCCCCCGTCACTGCCCAACGCCGCCGTGTCCGTCCTGGAGGAGCCGCAGAACCGAACCTCCGCCTACAGCCTGGAGCACGCAGACCTGGGCGCCGGCTATTACCGCAAGTACTTCTACGGCAAAG AACACCAGAACTTCTTCGGACTGGACGAGGCGCTGGGCCCGGTAGCAGTGAGCctgaggcgggaggagaaggagagcagCGGAGGGGGCACTCTGCACAGCTACCGCGTCATCGTGCGGACCACGCAG CTCCGGACACTCCGAGGCACCATCTCAGAGGACGCGCTGCCGCCAGGGCCCCCCCGAGGCCTGTCCCCGAGGAAGCTTCTAGAGCATGTGGCACCACGGCTGAGCCCCACGTGCCTGCGCCTGGGCTCAGCTTCACCCAAGGTGCCTCGCACGCTGCTCACGCTGGACGAGCAAGTG TTGAGCTTCCAGCGCAAGGTGGGCATCCTGTACTGCCGGGCGGGCCAGGGCTCGGAGGAGGAGATGTACAACAACCAGGAGGCAGGACCCGCCTTCATGCAGTTCCTCACCCTGCTGGGCGACGTGGTGCGGCTCAAAGGCTTTGAGAGCTACCGGGCCCAGCTGGACACCAAAA CGGATTCCACCGGCACGCACTCCCTCTACACGACGTACCAGGACCATGAGATCATGTTCCACGTATCCACGATGCTGCCGTACACCCCCAATAATCAGCAGCAG CTCCTGCGGAAGCGCCACATCGGCAACGACATTGTGACCATCGTGTTCCAGGAACCGGGCAGCAAGCCCTTCTGCCCCACCACCATCCGCTCGCACTTCCAGCACATATTCCTAGTGGTGCGGGCCGAAGCGCCCTGCACTCCGCACACCTCCTACAG GGTGGCCGTGAGCCGCACCCAGGACACGCCGGCCTTCGGGCCAGCTCtgccccctggaggaggtcccTTCGCGGCCAACGCCGACTTCCGGGCCCTCCTGCTGGCCAAAGCGCTCAATGGCGAGCAGGCGGCGGGCCACGCACGCCAGTTCCACGCCATGGCCACGCGCACGCGCCAGCAGTACCTGCAGGACCTGGCCACCAACGAGGTGACCACCACGTCGCTGGATTCGGCGTCGCGCTTCGGCCTGCCTTCCCTGGGCGGGAGACGGCGGGCAGCCCCGCGGGGCCCAGGCGCTGAGCTGCAGGCGGCGGGCGCGCTGGTGTGGGGCGTGCGCGCGGCACCTGGGGCGCGGGGTGCGGCCGGAGCCGAGGCGGGCGGCCCCGACGGCGCCGAGGTGCCCTGCCTGCTGGGCATCTCGGCCGAGGCACTGGTGCTGGTGGCGCCGCGCGACGGCCGGGTAGTCTTCAACTGCGCCTGTCGCGACGTGCTGGCTTGGACCTTTTCCGAGCAGCGGCTCGACCTGTACTACGGCCGCGGGGAGGCGATCACGCTGCGGTTCGACGGGTCCCCTGGCCAAGCCGTTGGCGAGGTCGTGGCGCGCCTGCAG ctgGTGAGCCGCGGCTGCGAGACCCGCGAGCTGGCGCTGCCCCGCGACGGCCAAGGCCGCCTGGGCTTCGAGGTGGACCCCGCCGGCTTCATCACGCACGTGGAGCGCTTCACGTTCGCGGAGACGACAGGGCTGCGGCCTGGGGCGCGCCTGCTGCGCGTATGCGGCCAGACGCTGCCCAGCCTCGGCCCCGAGGCCGCTGCTCAACTGCTGCGCTCGGCGCCCAAGGTCTGCGTCACCGTCCTGCCCCCCGACGACAGCGGCCGGCCCCGCAG GAGCTTCTCGGAGCTGTACATGCTGTCTCTGCAGGAGCCCAGCCGGCGGGGGGCTGCGGAGCCGGTGCAGGATGAGGCCCCCTCCGAGGCCCTACTGCCCGACACGAAGCAGCTGCTGCAAGTGTGCCTGAATGACAGTGGTGGTCCTCCGGGGCCTGGGGAGCTGGCGGAGGAGAGGACCGAGTTCCTGCACAGCCAGAACCCGCCGTCACCCTGCAG CTCCCTGTCCGACGAGGCCCCAGTCCTGCCCAACACCACCCCGGACCTCCTCCTCGCCACCACGGCCAAGCCGGCAGCACCCAGTGAGGGCAGGGAGACACTCTCTGCTCAG gacggGCCAGGCAGCCCCGGTGGCTTTGAGGACAAGGACGAACCGGCCCCGGAGCTGAGGGCCTCCTTTTTGCCACGAACCTTGTCTCTGAGGAACTCTATCAGCAAAA TCATGTCCGAGGCGGGCAGCGAGACCCTGGAAGACGAGTGGCAGTCCATCTCGGAGATTGCCTCCACTTGCAACACCATCCTCGAGTCGCTCTCCCGGGAGG GACAGCCCATCCCTGAGAGTGGAGACGCCAAGGGAACTCCGAAGTCTGATGCTGA GCCAGAACCCGGGAGCCTGTCCGAGAAGGTCTCTCACCTGGAGTCCATGCTCAGGAAGCTGCAGGACGACCTGCAGAAG gaGAAGGCAGACAAGgcggccctggaggaggaggtgcgGAGCCTGCGGCACAACAACCGGCGGCTGCAGGCCGAGTCTGAGAGCGCGGCCACCCGCCTGCTCTTGGCCTCCAAGCAGCTGGGCTCCCCCGCCACTGACCGGGCCTGA